In Gammaproteobacteria bacterium, the DNA window ATTTTTTGGGCCTTTACCTTCGGCAATGGCGGCTAAAATGCTACGTGAGGCAGTGAGGCCAATTTCATCGCTGATGTTGAGTGTTGCCTCCCATTCGCCAATCGGCTGGTGCAAGACAAAGCCACGTTCGCATTGCACTGGCCCGCCTAGAAAGACGCTGCTATTGTGAACGGTGTCATGGTCGGTCGCTAGTTCCAGGTCATTTAATACGTCACCGAGAGTGAGTTCTAGCGGCTGATTAATGACAATGCCAAGTGCACCATGCTCATCGTGCTGGCAAATATAAGTCACACTGCGTGAAAAATTAGTATCGTTAAGCGAGGGCATGGCAATGAGGAACTGGTTGCTTAAGCGAAGTGAGTTTTGCATATACTAAGTATCAGTGGTTTAAGGGCGCCTTGCAAGTTGCATGCATGATTGTCAACGCTTACGAGGTTGATATTAGCGTGATGAAAAATTGCCAGTACGACCAAATTCCCAAACGCGGCCGATGATTAACACATCGGTATCGCTAAGGATTTCTTGTGTTAAGGGCGAAAATGGTGCGGCAAGCTTCACAAT includes these proteins:
- a CDS encoding YqgE/AlgH family protein, producing MQNSLRLSNQFLIAMPSLNDTNFSRSVTYICQHDEHGALGIVINQPLELTLGDVLNDLELATDHDTVHNSSVFLGGPVQCERGFVLHQPIGEWEATLNISDEIGLTASRSILAAIAEGKGPKNNIVVLGYAGWGAGQLEQEMLANSWLSGPANSEIIFNLPVEQRWQAAATHAGVDITRLSGDVGHA